From Balaenoptera ricei isolate mBalRic1 chromosome 5, mBalRic1.hap2, whole genome shotgun sequence:
aatgGCCCTGGGAAGCAATATTTCTGgatattacatattaaaaaaaaatctcaaacaccTAAACTCCTAGTTTTTCAATAAGATTTTGAAAACTTAATCCTAATGGAGAGGACatggtcatcttaacaatattaacatTAGCCCAGTAAGTAATTTTACTTACAAAAATGAACTGGGACTGGAATTCTTCGATACACGAGGAAGCACCAACAAGCTGGTGATTATGGTTTGTGACTGGAAGGGCTTTGAGGGTGAAGTTTTTCCTACAATGAAGCTTTTGTCTTTTCCCCTGTTAAGAATAGTTAATAACAATCATTGTAGATTTTCTGtccttttgaaaaattttaacctTCTTAACTTTATGtagtaaaattaatatatttctttttatggaaatTGCTTTTAAAggtcagtaaaatttaaattcactGAGAGTACTTTAAAGGAACTTCCCCAGAGTAACTCTAAAGTTGATCTGGAAACATGAATTcttccggaaaaaaaaaaaaaaaaagagtgataatGAGGGAAGATATACCctacaaagtattaaaaataccCTACTCAGTAACAATAGTTTAAAAAGTGTACTACTCTCttagaaaaatctgaatagatcatGTAGATAAGAGCCTTTAGGATAAAAAGTGGCATTCTAAATAAGTGGAGAAAGGCTATAAATCATGAAAAAATGAACTAATTATGAAAAACAGTTATTTCCTTTATGTATAATAAGTCACAATGAAATTCTATATACTGAAAATTTATGtaagaatgaaaacaatgagGAAGTAGAAAAATACATTGGAAATATTTACATAATCTTAAAGGGGAAGGCTAAAGTCAGATAGCACAAGAGAAAATATAGGACTACTcaaaaaaaagtttgaatttcaaacaaaacaaaacaaaacaaaccaaccccATAATGTGAGCTaaagacaaataacaaaaagTAACTGCAACATAGATGGCAGTTAAATGATTCATAGCCTCAATATCTAGTGTTGTTCCAAAACAGCTTAGAAAAAGACGAAAATAGAAGAGGATCTGAATAAGTAATTCacatgagaagaaataaaaacgtctaatttacatgaaaaaatgcagaaacacattttctaatatttatattagaaatattcatattctaatattttctaatattcaaggataaattaaaacaataagatgCCATTTTTGCCTATCAGTTTTACCAAAGGTTAAAATCACAACTTACATTGAGGATTAGGGTGAACAGACACTTTTATGCATAACTAGTAGGGGAGCAGATTGGTATAAGCTTTATGGTGGGCCTTTATATATGTTGACTTCACTATaaagtttagtttaaaaattgATGTTCCATATAGGTTTCTCTTAAAAACGTGATCCCTTGAGCTGCAACACAATCATGCCGGGTGCTTGTTAAAAAGTGCAGATTCCTAGACTCCAAACCAAACTTGCTGAATCAAATTCTTTGGGAGAGGGGCACAGGATTCTGCATTTTAAGCAAGTTCCCTGGATAATTCTTATGTAGACTAAAGTTTGAAAGCCATTGTTGTGGAAAAAATACGTATTTTTAAGAGGACATTTGTCACACTGTCctcgtgtctttttttttttttcttttggccatgccacatggcttgtgggatctgatcagggatcgaacccatgccccctgcagtggaagcgtggagtcttaaccagtggaccaccagggaagtctccttgtggaaaaatatttaacatcatGGAAAACAGTAGTTAAGACTGAACTTTGGAGCCAaaatgcctgggttcaaatccagcctCTACCATTTAACAGCAGTGTGACTTGGGGAATGTATTCCAGCTTTCTGAGCCTAAGTTTTCTCAAGTGgttaaatgagaataataatagtatttaactCTTATGGTTGTTTTGAGGACTAAAAGagttaatatatatgtaaagtgtttagaatagtgcctggcacacagccagCACTATATGAATGTTGAAAAAACGAAAGAgtgaggcaaaaaataaaaagcatatacaGTATAATTCTATTTTGTAACAATATATGAACATAGATGAatttatatacaaacatatacatacGAACGACTGGAAAGATATACATCAGAGtgttaacaatattatttctggATTACGTgattattgttaattttaattttctttttgattgtaTCATCTAATTTCCTATAATAAAAAATGTGTTATTAGGAAATAGCTTTTGAAAGGTAGTAATTTATGGTTTATTTGATTTAGTATGTCCATATTTCTTAAGGTCCTCTTAACATTACAGATGACTCCCTGCTATAGGAAACAAACCCTTGAGAGCAAATTGCACAAGATACTGTTCACTTATTAATATGGAAGAAAGTGAGGCAGTCTCCACCGGATAGCTCAGGTACTGCAATATGAACACCCGCGAACGTGACCAAGACCACCTGGGAGCAGGCACTCTTCTAGACTACTTCCTTGTTTCCAGCTGTCAGGAAGGAGACACCTTTCAATGGAGGTTCACGACTATTGTTGTGGGAACCCACAGGCTCCCCCTGAATTCTCCACATTGGAATCAGTCAGTCTCTATAGGTTCTGGACGCGAATACACTTTCAGGTATACGAAGTCAAGTGAGATGCTGAGGGTGAAGCAGCCCACCCACGGCACTAACATCACTGAGGAAAAAACACAGAATTCAACTAGACTTTACTTCAACAatcctttgtctttttctgacctctcttctcctttccttctcctgttTTGGTTTTCTACCTTCTAGTCCTACCTAGGCTTTAAGCTTGAATGTGTGTGGCTCTAAAAGTATACTTCGGGGCTGTCAGAGGCTCTGCTCTTGACTTCTGCTGCAGTGTGAGGTGCACTGCCAGCCTGGAACTTCAGTCCAACCCTCTCATGTTCCTCCAGTTTTCAGACACGAATCTTGAGCTATACCAACTCCTAAGGTAGCCCGCTTCACCAAACCTTAGTAATATACAGACATTTCTGAGTGGATACTGGTAAAATTCTCCTACAACTCATGACAAAAGCTTAAGCAGCAGTTCACAAATCTAAAAACTTAAAGCATGGGCTTCAAATTAATAAGCAAACAATAAAAATGGTACCAAGTGTGGTGAAGTTTCTTAAATAGTACCATAAAAAGTGGGTCATGATGGTAAGCAGTATCTCATAAACAAACCTGTGAGTGAGATGGGGAATCAAAGATAGAAGGTATGACTCCAGGTTTCAGTTTAATATTTGGAGCACTTCTGTCAAAATCTGTCTTCTTAAAGTGCCTTGAACACAACACATCTCCTTTTTTAGGCTCCCAAGTGTCTACAGCATTCACATCAAGTCTTTTCATTGCTAATACCCATTTTCTTTTGACGTTTTCATCTGTGGGGAATCTAGAAAAACATacaagaagtattttaaaattaaacactaTAGATATACACTTGAATTAAGGCTGTGCCTAAATTGATTCTTGGTATTACTCTTGGGAACTGGGATATTGAGGAAACCATCATGACTCATGCTTTCTTAACTTTCAGTTTTCATAGTCAGATTTCTCCACCAAACATGCTGCAGGCGTATGGCCCTCATTTACATCTTTCATCATactataaagaagaaaagtttcAAAGGACATTTAACACCTTTTAGTAAGATCCACAATTGAaggtttttcttcatctgtagatgATAAAGAATATCACTTGGGCCTTTTTCCTATCTGAGGAATTTATCCCAGATGAACAGAGACACTTGCACTTTCATTCTTCCGTCAGCATCAAAAAAATTGCTTAGTACAGCATTTAATACAAAACAGGGGTATAAATGCTTAGTGAATGAATGCAGAGAACACCTGCAGAGTTTGGAATTCTGGAGATCAGAATTATTTTGAGATCTGGAGGCCAATAACcatatcttttccaatttttccaGCGGGTTCAAATCCTTTTTGGAATACGGTAGGGTACACATACTCATTTTTGATATCCTTATACCTAGCAAAGTAGTTAGCAGGTCTTTCTCTGGcacacagcacagtgcctggccccaaAGCAGCAAAATAAACCTTTAGCAAATGCATAATTATTAAATCTTATTGCTCCTTTCCTATTCTGTCagaagaatgactaaaattttaaattaggacCATCTTGGTTGTAATTTGGTTCACGACCATCCTGAacttgtaatttatattttttctctacaACATATACTTGATCTATTTCTAAAGGACAGAATATATTTAGGCAAAGATCTTTCAGATTGTAAGCTATACGTAAACAACACTGAACTTCTTAGAAGTTATGGTAAAATACAAAGTAATAATATTAGCAAAAATGAGGTTGATGATATTTTTGTTAATCAGCCGGTGATACCTTTGCAGGTATCTTAAGCTTCTAAACGAAATGATAAAAGTGTAAAAGTATCACTGTCATTTCAAATTCAACTCAAAAGGCTATTTAAAAAGAACCTgatgtgaccacctagtggggtgggatagggagggtgggagggagggagatgcaagagggaagagatatagggatatatgtatatgtataactgattcactttgttataaagcagaaactaacacaccattgtaaagcaattatactccaataaagatgtttaaaaaaaaaaaaaaaaaagaacctgagaaCCAAAGTTCAAAATTGAACGTCTAGGGCGCATAGCTCAGGGGCAGAGCATTTGGCTGTAAAACTGATGATTTAAGTAGAACTGTCTTTTGCTTTTTCTAACAGTCAGAAGTACTTGGCTTAACTACAGCAGAATCTTACACGTGAAATGTCAGTCCTTTTAGCTTGGAATTCGGTAAACAGCGAGAAGCACATCCAACGGCCGAGCAACATTTCACCATGGTTTTAGCAACTCATaccagaactgaaagaaaattaaaagggtaAGCGTTAGTTAACTCCAAAGCTAAGGGGAACATAGTTACCTTTCCCGGTACCTTCCAGTATATTTTAGGTAACATGAAATCATGTTAGAAAGCCAAagggaaatattttcttccaaaaccTGCAGCTCTGCTCATACAATTTTCTAGGGGTTTGGCTCTTTAATAAGGCAAGTCATATTTAGCGATGCACCGAGGCGCCCGGTTTCCATTTAGGAGGCCGGTACATGTCCCTCCCACCGCTTCGTACAGGCACCTTGTTCCCTCGCCACCACGCCTTGGCACACTGACTCCTCCTGGCACCCTAACCTAGGCTGAACTCCCAGCCCAAGCGTTGCTTCCCCAGGGAGACCTTCCCTGACAGCCAGATTAAGTCAGATCCCCTCTAGGATTAGCTCTCGGGGAGCACACACGTCTCCTTCCTAGCACTTCTCAAAGCTCTAATCCTACATTTATTTCAGAGTCCCCGATGAACATCTTTCTCGGCACCAGTCTGTGAGCTCCCTGAGTGCAGGGTGGGGCGTGCGTTTTTTCTCTTTGATCCCCACGGCGTAGCTGGTGACTGGCACAAAGTAAATGTTAGGATATATACTGaaggaatgaagaggaaataaaggaGATGAGGACGTGAGAAAGGAGCTCGGGGCGCTGAGAAGCGCCTGGGTGCCTAGCAGCCGGCGGCGCGCGCGCCGGACCCGCTCAGAGCCAGGAAGCCGGGCCGAGCTCCGCCCCTTTCTCCAGGCTCCGGCCGCCGCCGAGAGAAGGAGGGGCCGCCCTGTCACAGGTGCGGATGCGGCCGGAGAGCGGCGTCTCCGCGCCGCTGCGGTCCTCCTCGTCCCGAACCACGCCCAGGGTGTGGGCGGGTAGCGAAGGGGGGGAAAAGGGAAGGCAACCTAAGAGTCATTACCGTTAGCGGCGAAAGCAGCAACTAACACCGACAACAGAGATTGCGCTTCCCCTCACTTCCGTCCCGTCAGCTCAGGAACCGGAAATCCGGTTGCCCCGGGTCACGTACCCAGCCGCCATCTTGGCTCCGGTGGAAGCTGTACGCGGGAGGGGCTCGGGTAGAGCGGCGATGCTTCTCAGGGCGTAGCTTTCGTCCTGGTGGAAGGGTCCGTGGAATTTGAGGTCAGGTGGAGGAGATGGCGGCCTCGGCGCGGGAAGACGGCGCCCGCGGTCAAGCGCAAGGACGGCGGGGCTGCGAGCACTATGACAGAGGATGTCGCCTGAAGGTGAGGACTTAAGTGGGCTCTTCCCCTACGAGCTTCCgccgggctgggctgggggcggggtgggcaggCAGGGCGGTTTTAGGCTTGGGCTGAAGTTTGAGGTTAAGCTGTTGTCTGGATACCTTCCCCTTTCACTGGGTTCCTGCTGTAGAGAACGTTTTTGGCAAGGCGACCACAGGCCCCACCTAGTCTCTTGTGTTGTGCTTTGCGAGCAAAGCTCGTCTTGCTTGGGAAGAGCCTGGCCTTGCACATTGGTTACTTTATCAGtgtgttcatttatttagtcTCTCGCTGCTGGAAGTAGACTGAGGCAGCCTCAGGCCTGTGCCGGCTTTTCTCCAGGATCACTTTCAGATGTGTGATGACATAAGCGAAGTGGGGTAAGCGAGTGGAGAATCAGAATACGATTTCATCTCCTGTCGTAAGTAAGTTTTACAGCATGCCAGCTTCGTTTGAGAGTCAGTGAGCATGCCTAAGCCTGCCAAGTAGGAAACGTATGTGTGTAATAGGAAGCTAGTCATGTAATTGCCACTGCATAGGGAATGATGTATAGGAGAGTGTCTAGTATGCATATACTGTTACTTCAGCTGTTTCAGAAAAATTCTTAGTcaatctagaattttaaaaatccgcATCCATCCAATTAAAGTTCATTTTTCTTGCAAGAAGCGGTTTAAAGATTTTGCTTAGAAAGCTTGAGCTTTGGAGCCCCACAGCCCTACCCCCCAAATTTTAGCTCTGCTCTTGATAACTCAGTACTTTTGAGAAAACTACTGGTTAATGCCCCACATATAAAATATGGGTGATAGAAGTTCCTGTTTCATAAAAAAGTATGAGGCCTGTAAGGATAACCTGAAGCCTTTTTTGTAGGCGGTGGTTTGGTGACCATTCCTCCACTGCACTGGATAAAGCTCTTTCAAAGGTGGTCATTCACCAGGTGTTGTTTAAGGAGAGTGAGTGCTATCCGTGTGATTCCATTTC
This genomic window contains:
- the THAP6 gene encoding THAP domain-containing protein 6 isoform X2, whose protein sequence is MVKCCSAVGCASRCLPNSKLKGLTFHVFPTDENVKRKWVLAMKRLDVNAVDTWEPKKGDVLCSRHFKKTDFDRSAPNIKLKPGVIPSIFDSPSHSQEHSYSVMDSPKKLKHKLDQVISELEDTKKSLQNVLGRQRHLQKSLRKTIRELKDECLLSQETANRLEAFCWEWCRESIEQDYIS
- the THAP6 gene encoding THAP domain-containing protein 6 isoform X1; protein product: MVKCCSAVGCASRCLPNSKLKGLTFHVFPTDENVKRKWVLAMKRLDVNAVDTWEPKKGDVLCSRHFKKTDFDRSAPNIKLKPGVIPSIFDSPSHSQGKRQKLHCRKNFTLKALPVTNHNHQLVGASSCIEEFQSQFIFEHSYSVMDSPKKLKHKLDQVISELEDTKKSLQNVLGRQRHLQKSLRKTIRELKDECLLSQETANRLEAFCWEWCRESIEQDYIS